From Cellvibrio zantedeschiae, the proteins below share one genomic window:
- a CDS encoding di-heme-cytochrome C peroxidase, with the protein MKKKSYKLVTCLLILVLIIAAIFLLLRHLRQDPFAPDAHTTLTKDGVTYLGQGWSMAERQQLSYTSFGSRILNYSWFLSLENAEGEQLFRNNSHMADLGFVTDSANKFNPDALPVGVVRDQDDKGNAWVGLSCAACHTGQVTINSKPVRIDGGQSLINYTQFETELLAALKATISQPEKWQRFTARLQQTQKIKPDLVKQQIETRIQELETRYAINATQVPYGHGRLDAFGQIFNAVAAEALNIPANARSPNAPTSFPVLWDASHLDVVQWNASAPNMEPGPLAQNATTALAVYGTVDVLGHGKTYPSSIQIKNLGYIQRKYYKLSSPKWPKDLAGRLDKKLIEKGETIYKQHCLQCHSLVNSEDADRKLSAVLVPANEVGTDMLMVNNFTEGTVKTGELEGKHFALWFGQKFKAEATRLDVVMHVVTGSLLDHPWDSFCSVVQEFATNKMSHADNTVRYYKARPINGIWASAPYLHNGSVPTVYDLLLPAAQRPAQFFVGNRELDRVKLGNQTLEVANASLFDTRSTGNSNVGHEYGTQLNEQERMALLEYIKSL; encoded by the coding sequence ATGAAAAAGAAAAGTTATAAACTAGTTACTTGCCTGCTCATTTTAGTTTTGATTATTGCCGCGATCTTTCTTTTGTTGCGCCATTTGCGACAAGATCCCTTTGCTCCCGATGCACACACCACCTTGACTAAAGACGGTGTGACTTATTTAGGGCAGGGTTGGAGCATGGCGGAGCGCCAACAATTATCCTATACATCCTTCGGATCGCGAATTTTAAATTACAGCTGGTTTCTCTCATTAGAAAATGCTGAAGGCGAACAATTATTTCGCAACAATTCGCATATGGCTGATTTGGGATTTGTCACCGATTCGGCAAATAAATTTAACCCGGATGCTTTACCTGTAGGTGTTGTGCGTGATCAGGATGATAAGGGTAACGCCTGGGTTGGCTTAAGTTGCGCTGCATGCCATACGGGCCAAGTTACTATTAATAGTAAGCCTGTTCGCATTGATGGTGGGCAGAGTTTAATAAATTACACGCAATTTGAAACCGAATTATTAGCCGCACTAAAAGCAACAATTTCCCAGCCGGAAAAGTGGCAAAGATTTACAGCGCGCTTGCAGCAAACGCAAAAAATTAAACCAGACCTTGTTAAGCAGCAGATCGAAACGCGTATTCAGGAGTTAGAAACGCGTTATGCAATTAATGCGACACAAGTTCCCTATGGTCACGGGCGCCTGGATGCATTCGGGCAAATTTTTAATGCGGTTGCAGCGGAAGCTTTAAATATACCAGCGAACGCGCGCTCGCCTAATGCGCCTACCAGTTTTCCTGTGTTATGGGATGCATCCCATTTGGATGTGGTTCAGTGGAATGCCTCTGCACCCAATATGGAGCCCGGGCCTTTAGCGCAAAATGCGACAACTGCTTTAGCTGTTTACGGAACTGTGGATGTTTTGGGTCATGGAAAAACCTATCCTTCCAGCATTCAAATTAAAAATTTGGGTTACATCCAGCGCAAATATTATAAGTTGAGTTCACCTAAATGGCCGAAAGATTTAGCTGGCCGTTTGGATAAAAAACTAATTGAAAAAGGCGAAACAATTTATAAACAGCATTGTTTGCAATGTCATAGTCTGGTGAATTCTGAGGATGCGGATCGCAAATTATCAGCTGTGTTAGTTCCAGCAAATGAAGTGGGCACGGATATGCTAATGGTGAATAATTTTACGGAAGGTACTGTAAAAACCGGGGAGCTGGAAGGGAAACATTTTGCGCTTTGGTTCGGCCAAAAATTTAAGGCAGAAGCTACGCGTTTGGATGTTGTAATGCATGTAGTTACCGGATCTCTGTTGGATCATCCTTGGGATTCATTTTGTTCTGTTGTTCAGGAATTCGCTACAAATAAAATGAGCCATGCTGATAATACTGTCCGTTACTACAAAGCGCGACCTATTAATGGCATCTGGGCATCTGCACCTTATTTACACAATGGTTCTGTGCCGACAGTTTACGATTTGTTGCTGCCCGCTGCACAGCGTCCTGCACAATTTTTTGTAGGTAACCGCGAGCTTGACCGAGTGAAGCTCGGCAATCAAACCCTGGAAGTGGCGAATGCTAGTTTGTTTGATACCCGCTCAACCGGTAACTCGAATGTAGGGCATGAATACGGTACGCAATTAAATGAGCAAGAACGCATGGCTTTGCTGGAGTATATAAAAAGCTTATAG
- a CDS encoding YceI family protein, with protein MPYFSVDYKKILLISLTLLLSACGYLIQPKVKTGIVNLKPGAYQIDKQHTTVLFKINHMGMSTFVGRFNSVDASLEFDPAHMENANLSAVISIASIDVNNAELAETLRGSSWFDAEKYPQAFFKTTSVQLVDQSHAKFSGNLTLHGVVAPIVLDVVFNGGGENMLTGRYTIGFTATTSFKRSQFGMDYLVPAVGDEVNVEVFAEFQKR; from the coding sequence ATGCCGTACTTTAGCGTTGATTACAAAAAAATATTGCTGATTTCCCTTACGCTTTTGCTCAGCGCCTGTGGATATTTAATCCAACCCAAAGTAAAAACCGGGATAGTAAACCTCAAGCCCGGCGCCTACCAAATCGATAAGCAGCACACGACTGTGCTTTTCAAAATTAATCACATGGGTATGTCTACTTTTGTCGGTCGCTTTAATAGCGTTGATGCCTCATTGGAATTTGATCCGGCACATATGGAAAATGCCAACTTATCTGCTGTAATTAGTATTGCCAGCATCGACGTTAACAACGCTGAGCTTGCTGAAACGCTGCGCGGTAGTAGCTGGTTCGATGCGGAAAAATATCCGCAGGCCTTTTTCAAAACTACCAGTGTGCAATTGGTTGACCAATCTCACGCAAAATTTAGCGGCAATTTAACCTTGCACGGTGTGGTCGCCCCTATAGTGCTGGACGTGGTTTTTAATGGGGGTGGTGAAAATATGTTAACCGGCCGCTATACCATTGGTTTCACCGCTACAACCAGTTTTAAACGCTCGCAATTTGGAATGGATTATTTGGTTCCTGCGGTAGGCGATGAAGTCAATGTAGAAGTGTTCGCAGAATTTCAAAAACGCTAA
- the minE gene encoding cell division topological specificity factor MinE encodes MSLFDYFKKKSAPTSASTAKERLQIIVAHERNKRNLKQPDFLPQMQQEIIAVIRKYIHIESDQVVVNLDNTDNCSVLELNITLPE; translated from the coding sequence GTGAGCCTTTTTGACTACTTTAAAAAGAAAAGTGCACCAACATCTGCATCCACTGCAAAAGAGCGTTTGCAAATTATTGTTGCGCACGAACGCAATAAAAGAAATTTAAAGCAACCAGATTTCTTGCCGCAAATGCAGCAGGAAATTATTGCGGTTATCCGTAAGTATATTCATATTGAATCAGACCAAGTGGTTGTCAATTTGGATAACACGGATAATTGCTCGGTATTGGAATTGAATATCACCTTGCCAGAATAA
- the minD gene encoding septum site-determining protein MinD gives MAKIIVVTSGKGGVGKTTSSAAISTGLAMRGHKTVVIDFDVGLRNLDLIMGCERRVVYDFVNVIKGESNLSQSLIKDKRTDNLYVLPASQTRDKDALTKEGVEAVLNDLSKDFDYIVCDSPAGIEQGAQMALYFADIAIVVTNPEVSSVRDSDRIIGILQSKSRRAEQNLEPIKEHLLLTRYNPTRVAAGEMLSVGDVEEILAIPLLGVIPESEAVLKASNQGTPVILDEETQAGQAYNDAVDRLLGSDLPHRFLEAEKKGFLARLLGGK, from the coding sequence TTGGCTAAGATTATTGTTGTTACATCGGGTAAAGGCGGTGTAGGTAAAACTACTTCCAGCGCAGCAATCAGTACAGGTTTGGCAATGCGTGGCCACAAAACTGTGGTTATTGATTTCGACGTGGGTTTACGTAATCTCGATTTGATTATGGGCTGTGAGCGCCGTGTAGTTTACGATTTTGTAAACGTCATTAAAGGCGAATCCAATCTCAGCCAATCACTGATTAAAGATAAGCGTACAGATAACTTATACGTTTTACCGGCTTCACAAACTCGCGATAAAGATGCTTTAACCAAAGAAGGCGTTGAAGCGGTGTTAAATGATTTATCAAAAGATTTTGATTACATCGTTTGTGATTCACCTGCGGGCATTGAGCAGGGCGCGCAAATGGCATTGTACTTTGCCGATATCGCGATTGTAGTAACAAACCCTGAGGTTTCTTCTGTTCGCGACTCAGATCGTATTATCGGAATCCTGCAATCCAAATCGCGCCGTGCAGAACAAAATCTTGAGCCAATCAAAGAACATTTGTTGTTGACTCGCTACAACCCAACTCGTGTTGCCGCTGGTGAAATGTTAAGCGTGGGTGACGTAGAAGAAATTTTGGCAATTCCTTTGCTGGGTGTAATTCCAGAATCAGAAGCTGTACTCAAAGCCTCTAACCAGGGCACGCCAGTAATTCTTGATGAAGAGACGCAAGCTGGCCAAGCCTATAACGATGCTGTAGATAGATTGTTGGGCAGTGATCTTCCACATCGCTTCCTTGAAGCGGAAAAGAAGGGTTTCTTAGCGCGTTTGCTGGGAGGTAAATAG
- the minC gene encoding septum site-determining protein MinC, whose product MIDVSFQLKGSALTVVVLALVEYNPDTLAVELKEKIDQAPHFFVNSPVLISLERLENPENCTALLANADSLIQICRKLDLQPLGFTAVPEALLASVQKTGLAILPTPSERALKIPAAAKTKAPETIVETRVETVVETVIEERVVQRMSRVVTRPVRSGQQIYAEGADLIVLAQVSEGAEVLADGHIHIYGTLRGRALAGVKGDESARIFCQNIEAELVSVAGNFMLQDALPKELLKKPVQISLKGEKVAVEALVSA is encoded by the coding sequence ATGATAGATGTGAGTTTTCAGCTTAAAGGCAGTGCCCTGACCGTGGTGGTGCTGGCTCTGGTTGAATATAACCCCGATACGCTCGCGGTAGAATTGAAAGAAAAGATTGACCAGGCACCGCATTTTTTTGTGAATTCGCCGGTACTGATCAGTTTGGAGCGTTTGGAAAACCCTGAAAATTGCACAGCGTTACTTGCCAATGCCGATAGCTTGATTCAAATTTGCCGAAAGCTGGATTTGCAGCCTTTAGGTTTTACCGCTGTACCGGAAGCACTTTTAGCAAGCGTTCAAAAAACCGGTTTGGCGATTTTGCCAACACCATCTGAGCGCGCTTTAAAAATTCCTGCTGCAGCCAAAACGAAAGCGCCGGAAACTATCGTTGAAACCCGTGTTGAAACCGTAGTAGAAACTGTTATTGAAGAGCGTGTAGTGCAGCGTATGAGCCGTGTTGTCACACGTCCTGTGCGGTCTGGCCAACAGATTTACGCCGAGGGAGCCGATTTAATTGTGCTCGCCCAGGTAAGTGAAGGTGCGGAAGTCTTAGCGGATGGTCATATCCACATTTATGGCACTTTGCGCGGTCGTGCTTTGGCTGGTGTGAAAGGCGATGAAAGCGCGCGAATTTTTTGCCAGAATATCGAGGCCGAATTGGTTTCAGTCGCGGGCAATTTTATGTTGCAAGATGCCTTACCAAAAGAATTATTAAAAAAGCCGGTGCAAATTTCGCTTAAGGGCGAGAAGGTTGCCGTTGAAGCCCTTGTTAGTGCATAA
- a CDS encoding DUF3300 domain-containing protein, with protein MKFPMSLAKSLHKAVLALLTVIPLLMMAPVSQAANQEDVEFSQAELDQMLAPIALYPDALLSQVLIAATYPLEIIQADRWVRSNKDLKTEDALKFAQNKDWDPSVKALVAFPDILKRMSEDVDWTQRLGDAFLSDEEAVMDAVQRLRKRAYATGNLEKAQHITVERDDNNIIIEPAEERIVYVPVYDTRVVYGNWWWPDYPPVFWHYPSSYTYVSGFYWGTSIYLGPTYFYSSCRWRDRRVVVVDHHHHYDGHTRFYTGRSIVGHSSARLWRHEPAHRHGVAYYNNNLRETYGSRRQSYQNDRDYRQQHRDNSVNQNPRISDGWKRDNDRRDDDNRWDNNGNHDRNNRNENRNPNGHYDRADQVRERLNRDSNDRDNNINNRPLRGNTDARGVRVQNQAQQQVTTENNISPSFNRTEENGRNRGNVEQGRQSERGIDVNNNNRLNIDQERRIVTDDADRRPNFSGPVQRAQEQRISEPQPRVERQMERQEVRRAEFSPPRNDNEGRGQPQQRAERAHNNPRFSRDKNDDNK; from the coding sequence ATGAAATTCCCGATGAGTTTGGCAAAATCTTTACACAAAGCTGTTCTGGCTTTGCTGACTGTCATTCCCCTTCTGATGATGGCGCCTGTAAGCCAGGCTGCAAATCAAGAGGACGTAGAATTCAGCCAAGCTGAACTCGACCAAATGCTCGCACCAATCGCTCTTTACCCCGATGCACTGCTTTCGCAAGTTCTCATTGCTGCAACTTATCCGTTGGAAATTATCCAGGCTGACCGTTGGGTGCGCAGCAATAAAGATCTCAAAACTGAAGATGCCCTCAAATTTGCTCAAAATAAAGATTGGGACCCTAGCGTAAAAGCACTGGTCGCGTTTCCCGACATTTTGAAGCGCATGAGCGAAGACGTAGATTGGACTCAACGTTTGGGCGACGCATTTTTAAGTGACGAAGAAGCCGTTATGGATGCAGTACAAAGACTGCGCAAACGCGCTTATGCCACAGGCAATTTGGAAAAAGCACAGCACATTACCGTTGAGCGTGATGACAACAACATCATTATTGAACCGGCAGAGGAACGCATAGTTTACGTGCCCGTGTACGACACCCGTGTTGTTTATGGCAACTGGTGGTGGCCGGATTATCCACCGGTTTTTTGGCACTACCCAAGCAGCTATACCTACGTGTCCGGCTTTTACTGGGGCACCAGTATTTACCTTGGCCCAACCTACTTTTATAGTTCGTGCCGCTGGCGTGACCGTCGCGTAGTGGTTGTAGATCATCACCATCATTACGACGGACACACACGTTTTTACACCGGCAGAAGCATTGTGGGTCATTCAAGTGCACGCCTCTGGCGTCACGAGCCCGCGCATAGACATGGTGTGGCTTATTACAACAACAATTTGCGTGAGACTTATGGCAGCCGCCGCCAGTCCTATCAAAACGACCGCGACTATCGTCAACAACATCGCGATAACAGCGTGAATCAAAACCCACGTATTAGCGACGGCTGGAAGCGCGACAACGACAGGCGAGATGATGACAACCGCTGGGATAACAACGGTAATCATGACCGCAATAACAGAAATGAAAACCGCAATCCTAACGGCCACTATGATCGTGCTGATCAAGTACGCGAGCGTTTGAACCGCGATAGTAATGATCGCGATAACAACATCAACAATCGTCCGTTGCGAGGCAATACCGACGCGCGCGGTGTTCGCGTGCAAAATCAGGCACAGCAACAAGTAACCACGGAGAATAATATCTCTCCCTCATTCAATCGCACCGAGGAAAACGGTCGCAACCGTGGCAACGTGGAGCAAGGCAGACAATCTGAACGAGGCATTGATGTAAACAACAATAACCGGCTCAATATTGATCAAGAGCGCCGGATCGTGACGGATGATGCTGATCGCCGCCCCAATTTCTCTGGCCCCGTGCAACGTGCACAAGAGCAGCGCATCAGCGAACCGCAACCCAGAGTTGAGCGCCAAATGGAGCGGCAGGAAGTGCGAAGAGCTGAGTTTTCGCCACCCCGGAATGACAATGAAGGGCGCGGTCAGCCTCAGCAAAGAGCCGAACGAGCACACAATAACCCGCGCTTTTCACGCGATAAAAATGACGACAACAAATAA
- the ettA gene encoding energy-dependent translational throttle protein EttA, whose translation MAQYVFSMHRLGKIVPPKREILKDISLSFFPGAKIGVLGLNGSGKSTLLKIMAGVDQDFNGEARPMPGIKIGYLPQEPQLDPAKDVLGNVQDGVREAVDALAELDRIYAAYAEPDADFDDLAKKQAKCEDIIQAWDAHNLQHTLEVAADALRLPPWDADVTVLSGGERRRVALCRLLLSRPDMLLLDEPTNHLDAESVYWLEQFLHSFTGTVVAITHDRYFLDNAAGWILELDRGHGIPYEGNYTSWLEQKDARLEQEARSEAAHQKALKTELEWVRQNPKGRQAKSKARLARFDELQSQEFQARNETNEIYIPPGERLGDKVIELQNVSKGYGDRLLIDNLSISIPKGAVVGIVGGNGAGKSTLFRMISGTEKPDSGTVTLGDTVKVAYVEQSRENLDDKKSVWEAVSDGADILKIGNYEVSSRSYLGRFNFKGSDQQKRVSELSGGERGRLHLANTLKQGANVLLLDEPSNDLDIETLRALEDAILAFPGCVLVISHDRWFLDRIATHILAYEGESDIVFFEGNYTDYHEDLVKRKGNDSQPKRMKYKPLKA comes from the coding sequence ATGGCTCAATACGTATTTAGCATGCACAGGCTTGGCAAAATTGTCCCGCCCAAGCGTGAAATTCTTAAAGATATTTCCCTCTCCTTCTTCCCCGGCGCCAAAATCGGTGTACTAGGTTTGAACGGATCAGGTAAGTCAACGCTTCTGAAAATCATGGCAGGTGTAGATCAGGATTTTAACGGCGAAGCCCGCCCAATGCCGGGAATCAAAATCGGTTACCTGCCACAAGAACCACAACTCGACCCAGCTAAAGACGTATTAGGCAACGTACAAGACGGCGTGCGTGAAGCTGTAGATGCTTTGGCTGAACTTGACCGTATCTATGCAGCTTACGCTGAACCCGATGCAGACTTTGATGACTTGGCAAAGAAACAAGCCAAGTGCGAAGACATCATCCAAGCCTGGGATGCCCATAACCTGCAACACACCTTGGAAGTTGCTGCCGACGCATTGCGTCTCCCACCATGGGATGCTGACGTAACCGTATTGTCTGGTGGTGAGCGCCGCCGTGTAGCCCTATGCCGTTTGCTCCTGTCGCGCCCAGACATGCTGCTCCTCGACGAACCAACCAACCACTTGGACGCTGAATCTGTTTACTGGCTGGAACAATTCCTTCACAGCTTTACCGGCACCGTAGTGGCCATTACCCACGACCGTTACTTCCTCGATAACGCCGCAGGCTGGATTCTGGAACTTGACCGTGGCCACGGTATTCCATATGAAGGCAACTACACCAGCTGGCTGGAGCAAAAAGATGCCCGTTTAGAGCAAGAAGCCCGCTCAGAAGCCGCTCACCAAAAAGCATTGAAAACCGAATTGGAATGGGTTCGCCAGAATCCAAAAGGCCGCCAAGCCAAGAGCAAGGCGCGTCTCGCTCGCTTCGATGAATTGCAATCGCAAGAATTCCAGGCGCGTAACGAAACCAACGAGATCTACATTCCGCCAGGTGAGCGCTTGGGCGATAAAGTGATCGAGCTGCAAAACGTGAGCAAAGGTTACGGCGACCGTTTGTTGATCGACAATCTCTCCATCAGCATTCCAAAAGGTGCAGTAGTCGGGATTGTGGGCGGTAACGGTGCAGGTAAATCAACCCTCTTCCGCATGATCTCCGGTACTGAGAAGCCAGATAGCGGAACCGTGACTTTGGGCGATACCGTAAAAGTGGCTTACGTTGAACAGAGCCGCGAAAACCTGGACGATAAAAAGTCTGTATGGGAAGCAGTTTCTGACGGCGCCGATATTTTGAAAATCGGTAACTACGAAGTAAGCTCGCGCTCTTATTTGGGCCGCTTCAACTTTAAAGGTTCTGACCAACAAAAACGCGTAAGCGAATTGTCTGGTGGTGAGCGCGGCCGTTTGCATTTGGCCAATACTTTAAAACAAGGCGCAAACGTACTCTTACTCGACGAACCCTCAAACGATTTGGATATTGAAACCTTACGTGCACTGGAAGATGCAATCCTCGCATTCCCAGGCTGTGTACTGGTAATCTCGCATGATCGCTGGTTCCTCGACCGTATCGCGACTCATATCCTCGCGTATGAAGGAGAATCAGATATCGTTTTCTTTGAAGGCAACTACACCGACTACCACGAAGATTTGGTAAAACGTAAAGGCAATGATTCCCAGCCGAAGCGTATGAAGTACAAACCGCTTAAGGCCTAA
- the ppk2 gene encoding polyphosphate kinase 2: MSFIDAELVQRIHNDFLDSYDEELELEMEDRIYFQDNDLDSPTQSPESKEYRQLYFRELFRLQAELVKLQDWVAATGHKVVVIFEGRDAAGKGGVIKRITQRLNPRICRVAALPAPNERERTQWYFQRYVSHLPAAGEIVLFDRSWYNRAGVERVMGFCTDEQYEEFFRSVPEFEKMLVRSGIQVIKYWFSISDEEQNLRFLGRIHDPLKQWKLSPMDLESRRRWEHYTKAKEIMLERTHIEEAPWWVVEAVDKKKARLNCIHHLLQQMPYEEIKRPTIDLPEREYHEDYARRPVPKDMFVPDIY, translated from the coding sequence ATGAGCTTTATTGATGCAGAACTTGTACAGCGAATCCATAACGACTTTCTCGATAGCTACGATGAGGAGCTTGAGTTGGAGATGGAGGATCGTATTTATTTTCAAGACAACGATCTGGATTCACCCACTCAGTCACCGGAATCCAAAGAATATCGTCAACTTTATTTTCGCGAACTCTTTCGCCTGCAAGCCGAGCTGGTGAAATTGCAAGATTGGGTAGCGGCCACGGGCCACAAAGTTGTTGTTATTTTTGAGGGGCGCGACGCTGCCGGTAAAGGTGGCGTTATAAAGCGCATAACCCAGCGACTCAATCCGCGCATTTGTCGCGTTGCTGCGTTGCCAGCACCCAACGAACGTGAACGCACACAATGGTATTTTCAGCGTTATGTATCGCACCTACCGGCGGCGGGCGAAATCGTATTATTTGACCGTAGCTGGTACAACCGCGCCGGCGTTGAACGCGTCATGGGTTTTTGCACCGACGAGCAATACGAAGAATTTTTTAGATCAGTACCCGAATTCGAAAAAATGCTCGTTCGCTCCGGCATTCAAGTTATCAAATATTGGTTTTCGATTTCTGACGAGGAACAAAATTTACGCTTCCTTGGCCGCATTCACGATCCTTTAAAGCAATGGAAGCTAAGCCCCATGGATCTGGAATCGCGTAGGCGCTGGGAGCACTACACCAAAGCCAAAGAAATTATGCTGGAGCGGACTCATATTGAAGAGGCGCCTTGGTGGGTTGTTGAAGCGGTCGATAAGAAAAAGGCTCGCTTGAATTGCATACATCATTTGTTGCAACAAATGCCTTATGAAGAAATAAAACGCCCCACAATTGATTTACCTGAGCGCGAATATCATGAAGATTATGCCCGCAGGCCCGTTCCCAAAGATATGTTTGTACCCGATATTTATTAA
- a CDS encoding class I SAM-dependent methyltransferase has product MPELIAPPDKHTLGAYGIWLFNEKHPQIKKIKKEVSPSVHGDRHWDSSYLLMDYFTYHAPTKKMRVLDVGCGWGPTSIFFASKGCKVTGMDVDADVFAFLDAQAEFNDVKVSKLTCAMKDMKKKDLENFDVIVGGDICFWDELADEWFAMLKRAAQAGVKKVVLADPGRSPFLALIDKCEKRWPTDLLMWYAIEPKKFEGSLMVVTLNK; this is encoded by the coding sequence GTGCCCGAACTTATTGCTCCCCCCGACAAACACACGCTTGGTGCTTACGGCATTTGGTTGTTTAACGAAAAGCATCCACAAATTAAAAAAATTAAAAAGGAAGTTTCGCCCAGCGTGCACGGCGACCGACACTGGGATTCAAGTTATCTACTCATGGATTATTTTACCTACCACGCGCCTACAAAAAAAATGCGCGTTCTGGATGTAGGCTGTGGCTGGGGACCAACGTCAATTTTCTTTGCCAGCAAAGGCTGCAAGGTTACAGGTATGGATGTTGATGCCGATGTGTTTGCGTTTTTAGATGCGCAGGCAGAATTCAACGATGTAAAAGTTTCCAAACTGACTTGCGCCATGAAGGACATGAAGAAAAAAGATTTGGAGAACTTTGATGTGATTGTCGGCGGCGATATTTGCTTTTGGGATGAACTCGCCGACGAATGGTTTGCCATGCTCAAACGTGCCGCACAAGCAGGCGTAAAAAAAGTTGTATTGGCTGACCCAGGCCGCAGCCCCTTTTTAGCCTTGATTGATAAGTGTGAAAAACGTTGGCCAACCGATTTATTGATGTGGTATGCGATTGAACCGAAAAAGTTTGAAGGCAGTCTAATGGTAGTTACACTTAATAAGTAA
- a CDS encoding substrate-binding periplasmic protein, translated as MKLLYILTALLLANSVYAAEVEKPFVVLGTNVLQKKTQQAGDLVQGGSVDHVKCILEKMQVKYEIRSLPWRRARQDVHSSVIDGFFTAVAIDDASDFATFSAPLVLENWYWFWRTDMTAPTSWKEHFQIGVILGSQQEAILSNEGYSDFVTANNIEQLVKLLFSKRIDAVLLDKEIFEKTTEKMNVSSRDYKSRFFRYMPLGVYFGVPFLSQQPDFLSAFNNRISSCSTQGFDLSASEKDGIQKMIFPWLQKIRGNKDIIAAVIQQNAANKSKPVNQLKLIDEQWQLAFKVNNLNFPKAVVNQTISHLLGQFTASSKDLLSEIIVMDERGYNVAVADMTSDYWQGDEEKFTQVFNMPAQTIYFDKIKYDASSKRFQVQVSAPLLHPQTQKSIGAITLGVDIDKALSQVH; from the coding sequence ATGAAACTTCTGTACATCTTGACAGCATTATTATTGGCTAACTCGGTCTACGCGGCTGAAGTAGAAAAACCCTTTGTGGTTTTGGGTACTAATGTGTTGCAAAAGAAAACGCAGCAAGCTGGCGATTTGGTTCAGGGTGGTTCTGTTGATCACGTAAAATGCATTTTAGAAAAGATGCAAGTTAAATACGAAATCCGTTCTTTGCCGTGGCGTCGCGCACGGCAAGATGTTCATTCCAGTGTAATTGATGGCTTCTTTACCGCCGTTGCTATTGATGATGCCAGCGATTTTGCTACGTTTTCTGCCCCCCTTGTTTTGGAAAACTGGTATTGGTTTTGGCGAACCGATATGACGGCGCCAACTTCGTGGAAAGAGCATTTTCAAATAGGCGTGATTCTGGGTAGCCAGCAGGAAGCGATTTTGAGTAACGAAGGCTATAGCGATTTTGTAACGGCTAATAATATTGAGCAGCTGGTAAAACTTTTATTTAGCAAGCGAATTGATGCAGTGCTGCTGGATAAAGAGATTTTTGAAAAAACAACAGAAAAAATGAATGTATCTTCCCGCGATTATAAATCGCGTTTCTTTCGCTACATGCCTTTAGGTGTTTATTTTGGTGTGCCTTTTTTAAGCCAGCAGCCAGATTTTTTAAGCGCTTTTAACAATCGTATCAGCTCTTGTTCAACCCAGGGATTTGATTTGTCTGCTAGCGAAAAAGATGGTATCCAAAAAATGATTTTTCCCTGGCTGCAAAAAATTAGGGGCAATAAAGATATTATTGCGGCGGTTATCCAACAAAATGCGGCCAATAAAAGCAAACCAGTGAATCAGTTAAAGCTAATTGATGAGCAGTGGCAGCTTGCCTTTAAAGTTAATAATTTAAATTTCCCCAAAGCTGTGGTTAACCAAACTATATCGCATTTGTTGGGACAATTTACCGCGAGTTCAAAAGATTTGTTATCTGAAATTATTGTAATGGATGAACGGGGTTACAATGTAGCCGTTGCCGATATGACGTCAGATTACTGGCAGGGAGATGAAGAAAAGTTTACGCAGGTATTCAACATGCCTGCGCAAACTATTTATTTTGATAAGATTAAGTACGATGCTTCTTCCAAACGCTTTCAGGTTCAGGTGAGCGCACCTTTGTTGCATCCACAAACCCAAAAATCGATTGGTGCAATTACTTTGGGTGTGGATATTGATAAGGCCTTGTCCCAGGTTCACTAG